The nucleotide window AGAAAACCATGGGAATAGTTATCGTCCTGATACCAGTCGACCACAAGGTCGATCAAGACCGGCAGGTAGACTGCGAGTATCAGGACCAGTATAAAAATGATCTTTATATCTATATTTATGCCGGGTTTGGCGGTGGTTTCAGGATTTGTCATCAGACCTGCTATTTTTTGCCGGCGTAGGCGGCGGTTTTCATTTCCTGCCTGAAGTGTTCGACAGTTTTCTCAAGACCTTCCTTAAATCCGACTAACATCTTGTAACCCAGTTTTGTTTCCACCTTATCGATAGCGGCCATCGAATGTTTGATATCGCCGGGTCGGGGCTGGTCGAAAAGCGGTTCGATATCGGTCCCGATAATATCATTTAGATCTTTCAAAAGGTCAAGCAATGTATAGCGTTCGCCACAGGCCACATTGAAGATTTCACCGCGCACATCCTCGCTCTCTGCCGCCAGGATATTGGCATAGACAGCATTGGAAACGTAGGTGAAATCGCGCGACTGGAGACCATCGCCGAAAATCACCGGCTGGTTGCCGGTCAAAAGGGCGTTGATAAAGAGCGGAATCACAGCAGAATAGTGGCTGGTCGGGTCCTGGTTGGGACCGAAGACATTGAAATAACGCAGTGCCACACAGGGTAGATCGTAAAGACGGTCGTAGACAGTGGCGTAATACTCGCAGGTCAGCTTGGTGACAGCATAAGGTGAGAGTGGCGAGGGCATCATTTTCTCATGTTTGGGAAGTTCCTCGGACTCGCCGTAGACTGAGGAAGAGGATGCCAGGACGAATTTTTTGACGCCGGCCTGTCGCGCCGCTTCGAGCAGGTTGAGAGTACCGCATAGATTGACATCGTTGGATGTCAACGGGTTCTGGACGGACCGCTGGACCGATGGTA belongs to Candidatus Zixiibacteriota bacterium and includes:
- a CDS encoding NAD-dependent epimerase/dehydratase family protein, producing the protein MRYLVTGGAGFIGSNIAAELLRQNKDVRVIDNFSTGRKRNLAPLMNRIELVDGDIRDYWTVIEAVKDVDYVLHQAALPSVQRSVQNPLTSNDVNLCGTLNLLEAARQAGVKKFVLASSSSVYGESEELPKHEKMMPSPLSPYAVTKLTCEYYATVYDRLYDLPCVALRYFNVFGPNQDPTSHYSAVIPLFINALLTGNQPVIFGDGLQSRDFTYVSNAVYANILAAESEDVRGEIFNVACGERYTLLDLLKDLNDIIGTDIEPLFDQPRPGDIKHSMAAIDKVETKLGYKMLVGFKEGLEKTVEHFRQEMKTAAYAGKK